A stretch of Rhizobium sp. TH2 DNA encodes these proteins:
- a CDS encoding PAS domain S-box protein: MPQVQYPFIDVAVHPAVRARFAAGEAIALFSRDMKDVLWANGEGARLFGHRAIYDLIDSGPDRGGVAYRQLTATAAQLVTVGDKRGFVMRIASGFSTSAMQAEVNLVAIGGEPLVMFSSPVSGGTAQHLKGMLQGFDDPDTHMAVLDRDGEVLQASPGFSSIGIMQDTARALIVAASRSADGLIKRPVPSGSGYLPAAIGKLSDNLYLLFCVETSLGRMDAPDDEVEDDSALPDASELRNETPAFVAAAAQLDDGVPAQAETDVTLSEVVDSGDTDIGENDLPSVAAEDVIEPVADEVHAAALLDAEQALDIPSENTANEVDEGEAPEDIADLAAIDGADEDQIEAASVMETVTDPRILEHAADTEQAFSETVDAGTIEDAVADAEIDVAADTSAEVFAEENEDTDKEIVSPEFAEASDEATEAPEDFVETHTSESEAVEEAPVAETLVEGSSEPLPTNAAFAFDPGSRPVRFVWKLDAHGSFAEVSDEFARTVGPRSGDINGQSFRDLAALFDLDSDNEIAGLLDRRDTWSGRTIKWPVEGTDLVVPVDLAALPTYSRNREFDGFRGFGIIRVSDAEQDPHAFGLTFATDDSEEDDVPLTVDGTFEQSAGDQPTADEPLPPSQDEFQGEVPALNIVSNPLGNFSDKVIQLEERRAKSIRDGLSASEQAALKEIARQLEPFGKRPNDDVVKSTSGLLQGGDDDRTDRDDRAPADDVVDAEGAGAQDIGADGREHDEQAEDPLMDEERVQTMFEDLGTGPGLTAYAIDLVPMAILIHAGDRLIEANSEFRRLTGYDSVAALEGAGGLDALITRREGPDAGVYLVRADGTQILVSARLQSVRYDSSSALMLAVTPAAGMLAVVAEPEIIGESEAARKLAGLKVEVEEMRSILETATDGVVVLDTEGRIRSMNRSASALFNFDDAETRGKPFAMLFAHESQKSVQDYLAGLSGHGVASVLNDGREVIGRESSGGFIPLFMTMGRMPGSNSYCAVMRDITQWKRSEEELKAAKRAAETANQHKSDFLARVSHEIRTPLNAIIGFSDMIASEHFGPAGHARYVEYASDIGRSGRHVLDIVNDLLDISKIEAGEMDLEFAAVGINDCVSEAVSLVQPQANAQRVIIRTSLSQSVPDIVADLRSIKQISLNILANAIRYTPSGGQIVVSTAYEPSGSVTLRIRDTGVGMSKGELDQAMKPFGQVSSGTRQRGDGTGLGLPLTKAMTEANRAMFSIHSAPNEGTLVEITFPPQRVLAD, from the coding sequence ATGCCGCAGGTTCAATACCCATTCATAGATGTCGCCGTGCACCCGGCGGTGCGCGCCCGCTTTGCCGCGGGTGAGGCGATCGCGCTGTTCTCGCGGGACATGAAGGACGTGCTGTGGGCCAACGGCGAGGGCGCCCGCCTGTTCGGCCATCGCGCCATTTACGATCTTATCGACAGCGGACCGGACCGTGGCGGCGTAGCCTATCGCCAGTTGACGGCGACTGCCGCCCAACTGGTCACCGTCGGCGACAAGCGTGGTTTCGTGATGCGTATCGCGAGCGGCTTCAGCACATCGGCGATGCAGGCGGAAGTCAATCTGGTTGCAATCGGCGGCGAGCCGCTGGTGATGTTCTCATCGCCGGTATCGGGCGGCACGGCACAGCATCTCAAGGGCATGCTGCAGGGCTTCGACGATCCCGACACCCACATGGCCGTGCTCGATCGCGACGGCGAGGTTCTCCAGGCATCGCCGGGGTTCAGTTCGATCGGCATCATGCAGGATACGGCGCGGGCGCTGATCGTGGCCGCCAGCCGCAGTGCCGATGGCCTGATCAAGCGGCCGGTGCCCTCTGGCTCGGGTTATCTTCCGGCGGCGATCGGCAAGCTGTCCGACAATCTCTATCTGCTGTTCTGTGTCGAGACGTCTCTTGGCCGGATGGATGCACCGGATGACGAGGTCGAGGACGACTCAGCATTGCCGGACGCCTCGGAACTGCGTAACGAAACGCCGGCGTTCGTCGCCGCTGCCGCGCAACTGGACGACGGCGTGCCGGCGCAAGCCGAGACCGATGTCACCCTGTCCGAAGTTGTGGATAGCGGGGATACCGACATCGGCGAGAACGATCTGCCATCGGTTGCCGCCGAGGATGTCATCGAGCCGGTAGCCGATGAGGTTCATGCCGCTGCTCTGCTCGACGCCGAACAGGCGCTCGATATCCCCTCGGAGAATACCGCAAATGAAGTCGATGAGGGCGAGGCTCCGGAGGACATCGCCGATCTTGCCGCCATCGATGGCGCCGATGAAGACCAGATCGAAGCGGCGTCCGTGATGGAGACCGTGACCGATCCGCGAATTCTTGAGCATGCCGCCGATACCGAGCAGGCGTTTAGCGAGACGGTGGATGCCGGGACGATCGAGGACGCCGTTGCCGATGCCGAAATTGACGTGGCCGCTGACACGTCCGCAGAAGTGTTTGCCGAAGAAAACGAAGATACCGACAAGGAAATCGTCTCTCCGGAATTCGCCGAAGCCTCCGACGAGGCCACTGAGGCGCCGGAAGATTTTGTCGAGACGCACACTTCAGAAAGTGAAGCTGTCGAGGAAGCACCCGTCGCGGAAACCCTGGTGGAAGGTTCTTCAGAACCGCTTCCGACGAATGCCGCTTTCGCGTTCGATCCCGGCAGTCGGCCGGTACGCTTCGTCTGGAAGCTCGATGCGCATGGCAGTTTCGCCGAGGTCTCGGACGAGTTCGCGCGCACCGTCGGTCCCCGCTCCGGTGATATCAACGGCCAGTCGTTCCGCGATCTCGCGGCACTCTTCGACCTCGATTCCGACAACGAGATTGCCGGCCTGCTCGATCGCCGCGACACCTGGTCGGGCCGGACGATCAAATGGCCTGTCGAAGGCACGGATCTCGTCGTGCCGGTGGATCTCGCTGCACTTCCCACCTATTCGCGCAATCGGGAGTTCGACGGTTTCCGCGGCTTCGGGATCATTCGCGTCAGTGACGCCGAACAGGATCCGCATGCTTTCGGCCTGACTTTCGCTACCGATGACTCCGAGGAGGACGACGTTCCGCTGACGGTCGATGGCACGTTCGAACAGTCCGCTGGCGACCAGCCGACGGCTGACGAGCCTTTGCCTCCGTCACAGGACGAGTTCCAGGGCGAAGTGCCGGCCCTCAACATCGTTTCCAACCCGCTGGGCAATTTCTCGGACAAGGTCATTCAACTCGAGGAGCGCCGCGCCAAGAGCATACGTGACGGGTTGAGCGCCAGCGAACAGGCGGCGCTCAAGGAAATCGCTCGCCAGCTCGAGCCTTTCGGCAAGCGGCCGAATGACGACGTGGTGAAGTCGACCAGCGGCCTGCTGCAGGGCGGAGATGACGACCGGACGGATCGCGACGATCGCGCGCCGGCCGATGATGTCGTCGATGCCGAAGGCGCAGGTGCGCAGGATATTGGTGCCGACGGCCGCGAGCATGATGAGCAGGCCGAGGACCCCTTGATGGACGAAGAGCGCGTCCAGACCATGTTCGAGGATCTCGGCACCGGGCCGGGCCTGACGGCGTACGCCATCGACCTCGTGCCGATGGCGATCCTCATCCATGCCGGCGACCGGCTGATCGAGGCGAATTCGGAATTCAGGCGCCTGACGGGTTACGACAGCGTGGCGGCGCTCGAAGGCGCCGGTGGTCTCGATGCGCTGATCACGCGGCGCGAAGGCCCGGATGCCGGCGTCTATCTCGTCCGCGCCGATGGCACGCAGATACTGGTGTCAGCGCGGCTGCAATCTGTTCGCTATGACAGTTCCAGCGCCCTGATGCTGGCGGTCACGCCGGCTGCCGGCATGCTGGCCGTCGTCGCCGAGCCGGAAATCATCGGCGAGAGCGAGGCGGCGCGCAAGCTCGCGGGCCTCAAGGTCGAGGTCGAGGAAATGCGCTCGATCCTGGAGACCGCCACTGACGGCGTCGTCGTCCTCGATACCGAGGGACGCATCCGTTCGATGAACCGTTCGGCCTCGGCGCTGTTTAATTTCGACGACGCCGAGACCCGCGGCAAGCCATTTGCCATGCTCTTTGCCCATGAGAGCCAGAAGTCGGTGCAGGATTACCTCGCTGGTCTATCGGGTCACGGCGTTGCCAGCGTACTCAACGATGGCCGCGAGGTTATCGGCCGCGAATCCTCGGGCGGCTTCATCCCGCTCTTCATGACCATGGGGCGCATGCCGGGGTCGAACAGCTATTGCGCCGTGATGCGCGATATCACCCAGTGGAAGCGCTCCGAGGAAGAACTCAAGGCCGCCAAGCGCGCCGCCGAGACAGCCAACCAGCACAAGAGCGATTTCCTTGCCCGCGTCAGCCACGAAATCCGCACCCCGCTCAATGCGATCATCGGCTTCTCCGACATGATCGCCAGCGAGCATTTCGGCCCGGCCGGACATGCGCGCTATGTGGAATATGCAAGCGACATCGGCCGTTCCGGCCGCCACGTGCTCGATATCGTCAACGACCTGCTCGACATTTCCAAGATCGAGGCGGGCGAGATGGATCTCGAATTCGCCGCTGTCGGCATCAACGACTGCGTCTCGGAAGCCGTATCACTGGTGCAGCCGCAGGCCAATGCCCAGCGGGTGATCATCCGCACGTCGCTCTCGCAATCGGTGCCCGACATCGTGGCCGATCTGCGCTCGATCAAGCAGATTTCGCTCAATATCCTGGCCAACGCCATCCGCTACACGCCATCAGGCGGCCAGATCGTCGTGTCGACGGCTTACGAGCCTTCAGGTTCGGTGACGCTTCGCATCCGCGATACCGGCGTCGGCATGTCGAAGGGCGAGCTCGACCAGGCGATGAAGCCGTTCGGCCAGGTCTCGTCCGGCACCCGCCAGCGCGGCGACGGTACGGGCCTCGGCCTGCCGTTGACCAAGGCAATGACCGAAGCCAACCGGGCGATGTTCTCGATCCACTCCGCCCCGAACGAGGGGACATTGGTGGAAATCACCTTTCCGCCCCAGCGCGTGCTTGCGGACTGA
- a CDS encoding phasin family protein, with protein MAFAKKTASDDVFSLSAFDPSKFSDTFRDFAEKSSSKTKESLAKVKEVTEEASKTVEATLQSAQAGTVELGMSAIGMIRTNTETSLAHLESLLGVKSVSEFFELQTSFFRKQAEAAVEQVKALSETSKKVAENVSKPGKDAAEKAMSSFKMTA; from the coding sequence ATGGCATTCGCGAAGAAAACCGCTTCCGACGACGTATTCTCCCTCTCCGCCTTCGACCCGTCGAAGTTCTCCGACACCTTCCGCGATTTCGCCGAGAAGAGCTCTTCCAAGACCAAGGAAAGCCTTGCCAAGGTGAAGGAAGTCACCGAGGAAGCCAGCAAGACCGTTGAAGCCACGCTGCAGAGCGCCCAGGCCGGTACCGTCGAACTCGGCATGTCCGCCATCGGCATGATCCGCACCAACACCGAGACCTCGCTCGCCCATCTCGAATCGCTGCTCGGCGTGAAGTCGGTCTCCGAATTCTTCGAACTGCAGACCTCCTTCTTCCGCAAGCAGGCCGAAGCCGCTGTCGAGCAGGTCAAGGCACTCTCCGAGACCTCCAAGAAGGTTGCGGAGAACGTCTCCAAGCCGGGCAAGGATGCCGCCGAGAAGGCCATGTCGTCCTTCAAGATGACCGCCTGA
- a CDS encoding antibiotic biosynthesis monooxygenase codes for MIAFNIVRFKVKPGMEAAFLDAHGKIADSWSGLRHANIIKTGEGRYCIVAEWDSMEALAGSRPQMIATLDSFRETLEDLGSGLGVTDAVAGPVVLSAK; via the coding sequence ATGATCGCGTTCAATATCGTGCGTTTCAAAGTCAAGCCTGGCATGGAGGCCGCCTTTCTCGATGCGCACGGCAAGATCGCCGATAGCTGGTCGGGTTTGCGTCACGCCAACATCATCAAGACAGGCGAAGGTCGCTACTGCATTGTCGCGGAGTGGGATAGCATGGAGGCACTGGCAGGCAGCCGGCCCCAGATGATTGCCACGCTCGACAGTTTTCGCGAGACCCTCGAGGACCTCGGCAGCGGGTTGGGCGTCACCGACGCGGTCGCAGGTCCGGTCGTCCTGTCGGCAAAATAG
- a CDS encoding helix-turn-helix domain-containing protein, whose protein sequence is MNISLNHLDQSENAIIDVSLVANRVRTSRQAAGYSIEDLAVTCGLTSAEIVRIEDGIEIDMQHLKRIAPALQLSVTSLLEAQA, encoded by the coding sequence ATGAACATTTCACTCAATCATCTGGATCAATCCGAAAACGCCATTATCGACGTGTCGCTTGTGGCAAACCGTGTCAGAACGAGCCGCCAGGCCGCTGGATACAGCATCGAAGACCTGGCCGTGACATGCGGCCTTACGAGCGCGGAAATTGTCCGCATCGAAGACGGCATCGAGATCGATATGCAGCACCTGAAGCGCATTGCCCCGGCGCTGCAACTGTCTGTGACCAGTCTTCTCGAAGCCCAGGCTTGA
- a CDS encoding IlvD/Edd family dehydratase, whose protein sequence is MSEPNPKRRLRSQDWFDNPDYIDMTALYLERFMNQGITPEELRSGKPIIGIAQSGSDINPCNRHHIELAKRVRDGIRDAGGIAIEFPTHPLFENCKRPTAALDRNLAYLGLVEVLYGYPIDGVVLTTGCDKTTPSALMAASTVDIPAIVLSGGPMLDGWHDGKLAGSGMAMWQSRRRYAAGEIDKEEFMEAVLDSAPSIGHCNTMGTASTMNALAEALGMSLTGCGNIPAAYRERGQMAYRTGRRAVEIVLEDLKPSDILTRESFLNAIRTNSAIGGSTNAQPHLAAMAKHAGVELYPEDWQVHGFDIPLLANVQPAGAYLGERYHRAGGTPAVMWELLENGKLNGDCRTVTGRTMAENLEGREAKDREVIYPYAAPMMERAGFLVLKGNLFDYAIMKMSVVSDDFRRRYLQEPGHEGVFEGKCVVFDGSEDYHKRINDPALGIDEKTILVIRGAGPIGWPGSAEVVNMQPPDHLLKRGIKSLPTIGDGRQSGTSDSPSILNASPESAAGGGLAWLRTDDVIRIDFNHGRCDMLVDDTEIERRKGDGIPAVPPDATPWQRIYRKTVNSLAEGATLEGATEFRQIARNPPRHNH, encoded by the coding sequence ATGTCCGAACCAAATCCAAAGCGCCGCCTGCGTTCCCAGGACTGGTTCGACAACCCTGATTACATCGATATGACGGCGCTTTATCTCGAGCGCTTCATGAACCAGGGGATCACGCCCGAGGAATTGCGCTCCGGCAAGCCGATCATCGGCATCGCGCAATCGGGCAGCGATATCAATCCATGCAATCGCCATCATATCGAACTGGCCAAACGGGTCCGCGACGGCATACGCGACGCGGGCGGCATCGCCATCGAATTCCCCACCCATCCACTGTTCGAGAACTGCAAGCGGCCGACGGCGGCGCTCGACCGCAATCTCGCCTATCTCGGCCTGGTGGAAGTGCTTTACGGCTATCCGATCGACGGCGTGGTGCTGACGACCGGATGCGACAAGACCACGCCCTCGGCGCTGATGGCGGCCTCGACGGTCGACATACCGGCGATCGTGCTCTCGGGCGGTCCGATGCTCGATGGTTGGCACGACGGCAAGCTCGCGGGTTCCGGCATGGCCATGTGGCAATCGCGTCGGCGCTATGCGGCAGGCGAGATCGACAAGGAAGAGTTCATGGAGGCGGTGCTCGATTCGGCACCTTCCATCGGTCATTGCAACACGATGGGCACGGCCTCGACCATGAATGCGCTGGCCGAGGCGCTCGGCATGTCGCTGACCGGCTGCGGCAACATACCGGCCGCCTATCGCGAGCGCGGTCAGATGGCGTATCGCACCGGGCGTCGCGCCGTCGAGATCGTGCTCGAGGATCTCAAGCCCTCCGACATCCTGACGCGCGAGTCCTTCCTCAACGCCATCCGCACCAATTCGGCGATCGGCGGCTCGACCAATGCCCAGCCTCATCTGGCCGCGATGGCGAAGCACGCCGGCGTCGAGCTTTATCCCGAGGACTGGCAGGTCCACGGCTTCGATATTCCGCTGCTCGCCAATGTCCAGCCGGCCGGTGCCTATCTCGGCGAGCGCTATCATCGCGCCGGCGGCACGCCTGCCGTGATGTGGGAACTGCTTGAGAACGGCAAGCTGAACGGCGACTGTCGCACCGTCACGGGCAGGACGATGGCCGAGAATCTCGAGGGTCGTGAAGCGAAAGACCGCGAGGTGATCTATCCCTACGCCGCGCCGATGATGGAGCGCGCGGGCTTCCTCGTGCTCAAGGGCAATCTTTTCGATTACGCGATCATGAAGATGAGCGTGGTCTCGGATGATTTCCGTCGCCGCTACCTGCAGGAACCGGGTCATGAAGGCGTGTTCGAGGGCAAATGCGTGGTGTTCGACGGTTCGGAGGATTATCACAAGCGGATCAACGATCCCGCGCTCGGCATCGACGAGAAGACGATCCTGGTCATTCGCGGCGCCGGTCCCATAGGCTGGCCAGGTTCGGCCGAGGTCGTCAACATGCAGCCGCCGGATCATCTCCTGAAGCGCGGCATCAAGAGCCTGCCCACCATCGGGGATGGCCGCCAGTCCGGCACGTCGGACAGTCCGTCGATCCTCAATGCCTCGCCGGAAAGTGCGGCGGGCGGCGGGCTCGCATGGCTCAGGACCGACGATGTCATCCGTATCGATTTCAACCACGGCCGCTGCGACATGCTGGTGGATGATACCGAGATCGAGCGGCGCAAGGGTGACGGTATTCCCGCCGTACCGCCGGACGCCACGCCTTGGCAGCGCATCTATCGCAAGACGGTCAATTCGCTCGCCGAGGGCGCCACGCTCGAAGGTGCGACGGAGTTCCGGCAGATCGCCAGGAACCCACCGAGGCATAATCACTGA